The Papilio machaon chromosome 3, ilPapMach1.1, whole genome shotgun sequence genome window below encodes:
- the LOC106711357 gene encoding uncharacterized protein LOC106711357, with translation MEARFKNKLPQEGTVERGESLHGTGGCGNTSLPLSPCCPTYSGGGKILQPVSSEKKQEGRTEERRPEERKQEEKSEEITNPFVKKGLKRTPPTKKKEHQVADQLKRTLGKSQTKIISLGEEEYVSRKKLLEKLGKQIEDLLDFVTPRHNVHGDIKRKVNDLSTTYNRLHNLKEGEEQSRNLTSTMTQTSPKAQPQAWKENITRSDGTPVHRKRKDLTPEPVVSSPRRVKRKIMNDPIKQDTPKPLPNKKVSSNMVVQDKQRDDASDPNEKWEKVTRRKKQPRNPKLPEAFVIQKKGTLTYAEILSRIKKDETLKGVGDHVAKIRRTAGGDMIFVINKHGTGKTEQYCNAIKTVLGEEALVKSRIPEKTIIVKDLDEITTREEIRDALQSVLGKGEIVDINAIKSVKKTYGGMQTALVVLPMELANKILEAGKVRVGWVICRIREVAKPLKCYKCWNYGHLAKMCRSPVNRSSCCVKCGGEGHKIDKCTREAYCVLCSDKDLLTQIVREEGIDLAIISEPYRSIEQPGWISDTANKAAIWSCGMYPTQKILKVQEEGVIGAKVNGIHFYSCYAPPSWSQDKFENMLANLTNASRNMNPRVIAGDFNAWATEWGSSRTDKRGQTLLETAAGWDLTLLNDGKSPTFIKGEARSFIDLTFASSSIAKRDTKWQVTDIYTHSDHCAITWSIPDHNNVRRRKLAAPLVGWKTNTFDADTFHAALEWNSKIEGNTAEEMAENIMTKLARACDCAMVRTGHRKNKRDPVHWWSDNIREIREQCMKARRLAQRARKKNSFPALQATYKDLRTKLKKAIKKRKGETWAELLEEVNNDPWGRPYMVVMKKLRTTQQPRETKLLRSIVTTLFPQQEELDYEIPANAAEVPAITNEEFVGAYNAIKNKKAPGMDRIPNVALKAAMKGEQNGFQEVFNKCLQEGTFPKIWKRQRLVLLPKGNNNPEDPKSYRPLCMLDTAGKVLERIIHNRMEAAIGNAIHNNQYGFRKARSTLDAIERVVNIAKNATRGHRWKGGGKKYCLLVALDIQNAFNSARWDIICKAMDRLEVPMYLRKIIRSYLSNRVLHYDTDDGPEKYKITAGVPQGSVLGPLLWNIMYDGLLNLTLPAGAELTAFADDAMISIVAKHTEEIRRIFEETYRRIQTWMTSTGLKLAEHKTEAMLVTSRKNVERITLAVGSSCITSKTQIRYLGVYLDFRLNFNHHVEQAAVKTSKVTMALARLMPNVGGPRQKKRNLLMSVSNSVLLYGAPIWADALSNKINRKKMESVYRVSLIRIISAFRTVSLDAACVIAGAIPVHLLAEERKLLFDRRSDPSATRKKSRCLVRRQIITKWQQEWDHSIKGRWTHKLIGQVEKWINRRHGETNFYLTQMLTGHGCYRAYLHRFGHEILPDCPHGCGEPEDAEHVFFVCPAYSKEREELENSIGPTTVANLVDNMLATEEAWNKVSEYAASVLKKVRRAEQIRRKANAMDSRS, from the exons ATGGAAGcaagatttaaaaacaaactaccccaggagggtaccgTAGAACGCGGAGAATCCCTCCACGGGACGGGAGGATGTGGGAACACTTCACTACCTCTCAGCCCGTGCTGCCCCacgtattctggggggggcaaAATTTTGCAACCCGTTTCAAGCGAGAAGAAACAAGAAGGAAGAACAGAAGAAAGAAGACCAGAAGAAAGAAAACAAGAAGAAAAATCTGAGGAGATTACTAACCCATTTGTGAAGAAGGGGCTAAAAAGGACCCCGCCCACAAAGAAAAAGGAACACCAAGTAGCCGACCAACTAAAAAGGACTCTAGGTAAGTCACAAACAAAGATAATCAGCCTTGGTGAAGAAGAATACGTCTCCAGGAAGAAACTCTTAGAGAAACTCGGTAAACAAATCGAAGACCTGCTTGATTTCGTAACACCGAGACACAATGTCCACGGGgatataaaaagaaaggtAAACGACCTTAGTACTACGTACAATAGGTTACACAACCTTAAAGAAGGAGAAGAGCAATCGCGTAATTTGACCTCAACAATGACCCAGACTTCTCCCAAAGCGCAACCACAAGCATGGAAGGAAAATATTACACGGTCAGACGGCACTCCagtgcacagaaagagaaagGACTTAACACCGGAGCCAGTAGTAAGTTCACCCCGTAGGGTAAAGCGGAAAATCATGAATGATCCAATAAAGCAAGACACACCAAAGCCACTaccaaacaaaaaagtaagtagTAACATGGTAGTGCAGGATAAACAACGAGACGATGCAAGCGACCCCAATGAGAAATGGGAAAAGGTCACGAGAAGGAAAAAGCAGCCCCGTAACCCCAAGCTCCCAGAAGCCTTTGTGATACAAAAGAAGGGCACGCTGACGTACGCTGAAATACTGAgtagaataaaaaaggatGAAACCCTCAAAGGTGTAGGAGACCATGTCGCAAAAATCCGCAGGACTGCCGGCGGAGAcatgatttttgtaattaacaaaCATGGTACGGGAAAAACCGAACAGTACTGCAACGCCATAAAAACGGTGCTGGGTGAAGAAGCTCTGGTCAAAAGTAGAATCCCAGAGAAAACTATCATCGTGAAGGACCTTGACGAAATCACCACAAGGGAAGAAATTAGGGATGCCTTACAAAGCGTACTGGGAAAAGGCGAAATTGTAGACATAAATGCCATTAAATCCGTCAAGAAAACGTATGGTGGCATGCAAACAGCTTTGGTAGTATTACCAATGGAGCTGGCCAACAAAATTCTCGAAGCAGGGAAGGTTCGCGTTGGATGGGTAATATGCCGTATTCGTGAAGTAGCTAAACCACTTAAATGTTATAAGTGTTGGAACTACGGCCATTTGGCCAAAATGTGTAGGAGTCCCGTCAACAGGTCCTCCTGCTGCGTCAAGTGCGGTGGTGAGGGTCACAAAATCGACAAGTGCACACGAGAGGCCTATTGCGTACTCTGCAGCGACAAAG ACCTACTCACGCAAATAGTACGTGAGGAAGGCATTGACCTGGCAATAATATCGGAACCCTACCGCAGCATTGAACAACCCGGTTGGATATCAGACACTGCAAATAAAGCCGCTATTTGGTCCTGCGGCATGTACCCGACGCAAAAAATCCTGAAGGTCCAAGAAGAAGGAGTCATCGGTGCCAAAGTGAATGGCATACACTTCTATAGCTGCTACGCCCCACCAAGCTGGAGCCAGGACAAATTCGAGAACATGCTAGCAAACCTCACTAATGCCTCTAGAAATATGAACCCACGGGTCATTGCAGGGGATTTTAACGCTTGGGCAACCGAGTGGGGGAGTAGCAGAACGGATAAGAGAGGCCAAACGCTCCTAGAGACCGCAGCTGGATGGGACCTGACACTATTGAACGACGGTAAGTCACCCACTTTTATCAAAGGTGAAGCAAGGTCCTTTATTGACCTGACCTTCGCAAGCAGCAGCATAGCAAAGCGGGACACAAAATGGCAGGTAACGGATATCTACACACACAGCGACCATTGTGCAATTACGTGGAGTATCCCCGATCACAACAATGTCCGCCGACGGAAGCTTGCGGCTCCCCTCGTAGGTTGGAAAACGAATACCTTCGACGCGGACACATTTCACGCCGCATTAGAGTGGAACAGTAAGATTGAAGGTAACACCGCAGAGGAGATGGCAGAGAACATCATGACAAAGCTGGCTAGGGCGTGTGATTGTGCAATGGTAAGAACCGGTcacagaaaaaacaaaagagatcCGGTCCACTGGTGGAGCGATAATATCAGAGAAATCAGAGAACAATGCATGAAGGCCCGAAGGTTAGCACAACGGgcaagaaagaaaaattcatTTCCCGCGTTGCAGGCTACCTACAAAGACCTTCGAACTAAATTGAAAAAGGCGATTAAAAAACGAAAAGGAGAAACTTGGGCTGAACTACTGGAAGAAGTCAACAATGACCCCTGGGGTAGACCGTACATGGTTGTCATGAAGAAACTAAGGACTACACAACAACCCCGTGAAACAAAACTACTAAGAAGCATTGTCACCACATTATTCCCACAACAAGAAGAGCTGGACTACGAAATACCCGCAAACGCCGCCGAAGTCCCTGCGATCACGAACGAGGAATTCGTAGGCGCATACAACGCAATAAAGAATAAGAAGGCACCGGGTATGGATCGCATCCCTAACGTAGCTCTGAAGGCGGCAATGAAGGGAGAGCAAAATGGGTTTCAGGAGGTATTTAACAAGTGCCTCCAGGAAGGTACTTTCCCCAAAATCTGGAAGAGACAGCGATTAGTACTTTTACCCAAGGGCAATAATAACCCGGAAGACCCAAAGTCTTATCGCCCCCTATGCATGCTGGACACAGCGGGGAAAGTTCTGGAGAGAATAATCCACAATAGAATGGAAGCCGCAATCGGAAACGCCATCCACAACAACCAGTACGGTTTTAGAAAAGCCCGCTCTACCCTGGATGCGATAGAACGAGTAGTAAACATCGCCAAAAACGCCACCAGGGGCCATCGCTGGAAAGGTGGGGGCAAAAAGTACTGCCTGTTGGTAGCTCTCGACATCCAAAATGCCTTCAACTCGGCAAGATGGGACATCATCTGCAAGGCTATGGATAGATTGGAAGTACCGATGTACCTCAGGAAGATAATACGTAGCTACCTTAGTAACAGGGTCCTTCACTACGACACGGATGATGGACCggaaaagtacaaaattacgGCTGGTGTACCACAGGGCTCCGTGCTCGGACCGCTTTTGTGGAACATTATGTATGACGGACTGCTGAATCTCACACTACCTGCTGGAGCTGAACTCACTGCCTTCGCAGACGACGCGATGATCTCAATAGTCGCGAAGCACACAGAAGAGATACGCAGAATATTCGAAGAAACGTACCGCCGCATACAAACGTGGATGACATCGACCGGGCTGAAGCTAGCAGAGCACAAGACAGAGGCAATGCTGGTCACGAGTCGGAAGAACGTAGAAAGGATCACGCTAGCCGTGGGATCAAGTTGCATCACATCTAAAACACAAATTAGGTATCTTGGAGTGTACCTAGATTTCAGGCTAAACTTTAACCACCACGTGGAGCAAGCAGCCGTGAAGACATCGAAGGTTACCATGGCACTCGCCAGGCTCATGCCTAACGTGGGTGGCCCACGGCAAAAGAAGAGGAACCTGTTGATGTCGGTAAGTAATTCCGTTTTGTTGTATGGGGCTCCCATTTGGGCGGACGCtctaagtaacaaaataaataggaaaaagATGGAGTCAGTGTATCGGGTAAGTTTGATCAGAATCATCAGCGCGTTTCGCACTGTATCGTTAGATGCAGCCTGTGTAATCGCCGGCGCTATACCCGTGCATCTACTTGCAGAAGAGAGAAAACTGTTGTTTGACAGAAGAAGTGATCCGAGCGCAACGCGGAAAAAATCGCGATGTCTAGTCAGAAGACAGATCATCACCAAATGGCAGCAGGAGTGGGATCACTCAATAAAGGGCCGCTGGACTCACAAACTAATTGGACAAGTCGAAAAATGGATAAACCGCAGGCATGGGGAAACGAACTTCTACCTCACCCAAATGCTGACGGGCCATGGATGTTACCGTGCGTACCTACACCGTTTTGGGCACGAAATTCTCCCGGATTGTCCACACGGGTGCGGCGAACCAGAGGATGCAGAGCACGTGTTCTTTGTCTGCCCGGCATACTCCAAGGAGCGCGAAGAACTCGAGAACAGTATCGGACCTACTACGGTCGCAAATTTGGTGGATAACATGCTTGCAACAGAAGAAGCATGGAATAAAGTTAGCGAATACGCCGCCTCAGTACTAAAGAAGGTACGGCGGGCTGAGCAAATACGGCGAAAAGCCAACGCAATGGACTCAAGGAGCTAA